A portion of the Chryseobacterium tructae genome contains these proteins:
- a CDS encoding aspartate kinase, translating to MKIFKFGGASVKDADSVKNVSMVLESQGFAKCLLVISAMGKTTNELEKVVELYFKKDNYQTEIEKIKRKHIEIAEGLFPENHAVFAEINLFFDDIDSFLRRNKSPNYNFVYDQVVSCGEMISTKIVSEYLNEIQFTNQWLDARDYVKTDNSYREGVVDWAKTEEFISHLNPEICYVTQGFIGSDENNFTVTLGREGSDYSGAIFAYCLDAEAMTIWKDVPGVMTGDPRKFNDVSLLSNISYEEAIEMAYYGASVIHPKTLQPLQQKNIPFYVKSFIDPTKEGTKIGASDKNQQEESYILKENQELLKISTRDFSFIAEDHMSLIFGYLSKYKIKVSLMQNSAISLALCLEDKFNHLEELNEELQKIFKTEAIKNVSLFTVRNAKMDHIDRFYHEKNVLLEQISKNTLQMVTQ from the coding sequence ATGAAAATTTTCAAGTTTGGTGGCGCGTCTGTGAAAGACGCCGACAGTGTGAAAAATGTGTCCATGGTTCTAGAAAGCCAGGGATTTGCCAAATGTTTGCTGGTCATTTCAGCAATGGGCAAGACAACTAATGAATTGGAAAAAGTTGTAGAACTTTATTTCAAGAAGGATAACTATCAAACTGAGATTGAAAAGATAAAACGAAAACACATTGAGATTGCGGAGGGTCTTTTTCCTGAAAATCATGCGGTTTTTGCTGAAATCAATCTCTTTTTTGACGATATTGATTCTTTTTTAAGAAGAAATAAATCTCCTAATTACAACTTTGTGTATGATCAGGTGGTAAGCTGTGGGGAAATGATTTCTACCAAAATCGTGAGTGAGTACCTGAATGAGATCCAATTTACCAATCAATGGCTGGATGCGAGAGATTATGTGAAAACTGATAATTCTTATAGAGAAGGAGTTGTAGACTGGGCAAAAACTGAGGAATTTATTTCTCATTTAAATCCTGAAATCTGCTATGTAACGCAAGGTTTCATTGGTTCAGATGAAAACAACTTTACAGTAACATTAGGAAGAGAAGGTTCTGACTACTCAGGAGCTATTTTCGCTTACTGTTTGGATGCGGAAGCGATGACGATCTGGAAGGATGTTCCTGGTGTAATGACAGGAGATCCAAGAAAATTCAATGATGTCTCTCTGCTTTCCAATATCTCTTATGAAGAAGCTATTGAAATGGCTTATTACGGAGCAAGCGTAATTCACCCAAAAACGCTGCAGCCGTTGCAACAAAAAAACATTCCCTTCTATGTAAAATCCTTTATAGATCCTACTAAGGAAGGAACTAAAATAGGTGCTTCAGACAAGAATCAGCAGGAGGAATCTTATATTCTTAAAGAGAATCAGGAGCTTTTAAAAATCTCTACAAGAGACTTCTCTTTCATAGCAGAAGATCATATGAGCTTGATATTCGGATATTTATCTAAATATAAGATCAAGGTTTCCCTGATGCAAAATTCTGCCATTTCATTGGCATTATGTCTGGAGGATAAATTTAATCATCTTGAAGAACTTAATGAAGAGCTTCAAAAAATTTTTAAAACCGAAGCAATTAAAAATGTATCTTTATTCACAGTAAGAAATGCGAAGATGGATCACATTGATAGATTTTACCATGAAAAAAATGTCTTATTGGAACAAATTTCCAAGAATACTCTTCAAATGGTAACACAATAA
- the fbp gene encoding class 1 fructose-bisphosphatase — MSNQPLQTLGEFLIDKQDDFQYSTGEFSRLLSAIRLASKVVNREVNKAGIVDITGAAGNQNIQGEEQQKLDVIANEIFITALSQREVVCGIASEENDDFIDIKCGENGHLSKYVVLIDPLDGSSNIDVNVSVGTIFSIYRRVTEPGTPVQLEDFLQKGVNQIAAGYVIYGSSTMIVYTTGNGVNGFTLDPSLGTYYLSHPNMTFPKTGKIYSINEGNYIKFPQGVKNYLKYCQMEEGDRPYTSRYIGSLVADFHRNMLKGGIYIYPSYSQAPNGKLRLLYECNPMAFLAEQAGGKATDGFRRILEVEPTELHQRIPFFCGSIDMVEKAEEFMRIDSVK, encoded by the coding sequence ATGTCAAATCAACCATTACAGACTTTAGGAGAATTTCTTATCGATAAGCAGGACGATTTTCAGTATTCAACAGGTGAATTTTCTCGTCTTCTAAGTGCAATAAGATTGGCTTCGAAAGTGGTTAACAGAGAAGTAAATAAAGCCGGAATTGTAGATATTACAGGAGCTGCAGGAAACCAGAATATTCAAGGTGAAGAACAGCAGAAATTGGATGTCATAGCTAATGAAATTTTTATTACGGCTTTGTCTCAAAGAGAGGTTGTTTGTGGTATTGCTTCTGAGGAGAATGATGATTTCATCGATATTAAATGTGGTGAAAACGGACATTTAAGCAAATATGTAGTATTGATCGATCCATTGGATGGGTCTTCAAATATTGATGTGAATGTTTCCGTTGGAACTATTTTCTCTATTTACAGAAGGGTTACTGAACCTGGAACTCCAGTACAACTTGAAGACTTCTTACAGAAAGGAGTTAATCAGATTGCAGCAGGATATGTAATTTATGGTTCTTCTACAATGATCGTTTATACAACAGGAAACGGAGTAAATGGATTTACATTGGATCCTTCTTTAGGAACGTATTACCTTTCTCATCCGAATATGACTTTCCCTAAAACAGGTAAGATCTATTCTATTAATGAAGGAAACTATATTAAATTCCCTCAGGGGGTAAAAAATTACCTTAAATATTGCCAGATGGAAGAAGGAGATCGTCCTTATACTTCCAGATATATTGGTTCTTTGGTAGCAGATTTTCACAGAAATATGCTAAAAGGTGGGATTTATATTTACCCGTCTTATTCCCAGGCACCTAATGGTAAATTAAGATTGTTGTATGAATGTAATCCAATGGCTTTCCTGGCAGAACAGGCAGGTGGAAAAGCTACAGACGGTTTCAGAAGAATTTTGGAGGTAGAACCTACAGAACTTCACCAGAGAATTCCGTTTTTCTGCGGAAGTATCGATATGGTAGAGAAAGCCGAAGAATTTATGCGTATTGACAGCGTAAAATAA
- a CDS encoding o-succinylbenzoate synthase, with the protein MEASYFKYLLKFKRPSGTSRGVLLDKETFILEISENGKKGIGECAIFRGLSFDDRPDYEDKLKWLSENINQNPDFLKEELKEFPSIWFGYEQAIQNLKFGANLYFPSEFTEGKSAITINGLIWMGEVGYMEEQIQDKLEKGFHCIKLKIGVDWKSEHIILQQLREKFSKEQLELRVDANGGFTKEEAVVVLQQLADLHIHSIEQPIKAGNWKDMAELCAQTPTPIALDEELIGITDPEEKKKLLEIIKPQYIILKPALVGGFAGSDEWIALSDELNIDWWITSALESNIGLNAIAQYTFTKKSPMPQGLGTGALFTNNFESSLDLRNELLWFKI; encoded by the coding sequence ATGGAAGCATCATATTTTAAATATTTATTAAAATTCAAACGCCCGAGTGGAACATCTCGTGGCGTTTTGCTTGATAAGGAGACCTTTATTCTTGAAATTTCAGAGAATGGAAAAAAAGGAATAGGGGAATGTGCCATTTTCAGAGGATTGAGTTTTGATGATCGCCCTGATTATGAAGATAAGTTGAAATGGTTATCTGAAAATATCAATCAAAATCCGGACTTTTTAAAAGAAGAATTAAAAGAATTTCCCTCCATATGGTTTGGGTATGAACAAGCTATTCAGAACTTAAAGTTTGGAGCCAATCTCTATTTTCCAAGTGAGTTTACCGAAGGAAAATCGGCCATTACCATCAATGGATTGATCTGGATGGGTGAGGTTGGGTATATGGAAGAACAGATTCAGGATAAACTGGAAAAAGGATTTCATTGTATCAAATTGAAAATCGGAGTCGATTGGAAATCGGAACATATTATTCTTCAACAATTGAGAGAGAAATTCTCTAAGGAACAACTGGAACTTCGTGTAGACGCTAATGGTGGCTTTACCAAAGAAGAGGCTGTCGTTGTTTTGCAACAGCTGGCAGACTTACATATTCATTCTATTGAACAGCCTATCAAAGCCGGAAACTGGAAGGATATGGCAGAGTTATGTGCTCAGACACCTACACCTATTGCTTTAGATGAAGAATTGATCGGAATTACAGATCCTGAAGAGAAAAAAAAGCTGTTAGAGATTATAAAACCACAATATATCATTCTAAAGCCAGCTTTGGTTGGTGGGTTTGCAGGCTCTGATGAATGGATTGCTCTTTCCGATGAGCTCAATATTGATTGGTGGATTACATCAGCACTAGAAAGTAATATAGGTTTGAATGCTATTGCCCAATATACCTTCACAAAAAAAAGTCCAATGCCACAAGGTTTAGGCACTGGAGCTTTATTTACAAATAATTTCGAATCCAGCTTAGATCTCAGAAATGAGTTGTTGTGGTTCAAAATATAA
- a CDS encoding bacteriocin-like protein: protein MKNLKKLRKGELKTIQGGNIPVVPIGCNLWDERARCCKEWDWGHSDKPTCP, encoded by the coding sequence ATGAAAAATCTAAAAAAACTAAGAAAAGGAGAACTAAAAACTATCCAAGGAGGAAATATTCCAGTAGTACCCATAGGCTGCAACCTCTGGGATGAGAGAGCCAGATGTTGCAAAGAATGGGATTGGGGACATTCGGATAAACCAACTTGCCCTTAA
- a CDS encoding bacteriocin-like protein: MKNLRKLNKGELKKIKGGRPPLGCNNWNPAAACCRAWAEGYCGGTTCPDSPPPYC; the protein is encoded by the coding sequence ATGAAAAATCTAAGAAAATTAAACAAAGGGGAATTAAAAAAAATTAAAGGTGGAAGACCACCACTTGGGTGCAACAACTGGAATCCGGCCGCAGCCTGCTGTAGAGCATGGGCAGAAGGTTACTGTGGCGGCACTACTTGCCCAGATTCACCACCTCCTTATTGCTAA
- a CDS encoding alpha/beta hydrolase encodes MIDQVILLNADVSYKVFEDSEDSFNKLPLLANRISIYLNRQDLILGISQFTKNILTPRLGKNGPSDISPYKDIVSIIDCTFVKDDVLNSLKYEVGNHWGYLSSSQVQNDIFQNLYGIDRNLISNRVINNENIFTIIS; translated from the coding sequence GTGATTGATCAGGTAATCCTATTGAATGCTGATGTATCCTATAAAGTATTTGAAGACTCTGAAGATTCATTTAATAAATTACCCTTGCTTGCCAACCGAATTTCTATTTACCTGAACAGGCAGGATCTGATTCTCGGAATCTCTCAGTTTACCAAGAATATCCTTACCCCGCGATTAGGTAAGAACGGACCAAGTGACATCAGTCCTTATAAAGATATTGTTTCTATCATCGACTGTACTTTTGTGAAAGATGATGTATTGAACAGTTTGAAATATGAAGTCGGGAACCATTGGGGATACCTCTCCAGCTCACAGGTTCAGAATGACATTTTTCAAAATTTATATGGAATAGATAGGAATCTTATCAGCAATAGAGTAATAAATAACGAAAATATTTTCACAATTATTTCTTAA
- a CDS encoding alpha/beta hydrolase, protein MAVYILSNRKIVRHKGEKVDSFSNDEYSIPNFRIAKCDFENYKEPTAAAKKKKNYTNRNILNYNLFSEPEKQGYQEVLDVLLNEKGIKKSPLTANNLGGTQRLFYELYKNMSATKDRSDVLIFIHGYLYDFDDELKAILDLKKIFIDNPASPVEHILFVSWPASGSIIPLSYFDDKASSINSGTSLLRLFYFYTQFLKDIFSNRDLIPCNQRIHIMAHSLGNRVLQSMLYSLKERIFSE, encoded by the coding sequence ATGGCCGTTTATATTTTAAGCAATCGGAAAATCGTCCGTCATAAGGGGGAAAAAGTAGATTCATTTTCCAATGATGAGTATTCAATTCCTAATTTCAGAATTGCCAAATGTGATTTTGAGAACTATAAGGAACCTACTGCTGCGGCTAAAAAGAAAAAAAATTACACCAACAGAAACATCCTGAATTACAACCTATTTTCTGAGCCAGAAAAACAAGGATACCAAGAGGTTTTGGACGTTTTACTGAATGAAAAAGGAATTAAAAAATCGCCTCTCACAGCCAATAATCTTGGCGGAACTCAACGACTTTTCTACGAATTATACAAAAATATGTCTGCCACCAAGGATAGAAGTGATGTTCTGATATTCATCCATGGTTATCTGTATGACTTTGATGATGAATTAAAGGCTATTCTTGATCTAAAAAAAATATTCATTGACAATCCCGCTTCTCCTGTTGAACATATTTTATTTGTGAGCTGGCCGGCTTCTGGTAGTATTATTCCATTGAGCTATTTTGATGACAAGGCATCAAGCATCAACTCCGGAACCTCATTGCTCAGGTTATTCTATTTTTATACCCAGTTTTTAAAGGATATTTTTTCCAACCGCGATTTGATCCCGTGCAACCAGAGAATTCATATTATGGCTCATTCTCTTGGAAACAGAGTTCTTCAAAGTATGCTGTACAGTCTTAAAGAGAGAATATTCTCAGAGTGA